The following nucleotide sequence is from bacterium.
GAGGCTGACAGGAAGGCAGTTAAGGTAGCAGATAATGGTGATATAGTTGTTGTCCTTATTGGCACAGAAGATGCAACGGTGAAGTATTTCTACCGTGAGATGTCGCATAGAATAAGATTACAACCTGCTAATTCCAAGTAAGTTTTCAGTAATCAGGTATCAGCACTCAGTTAACACCAGGAGAGTCACGGCAGTAATGAATATTACTACTCTATTTGTTCCCTTATTTTGATGTCCCTAATTCTCTTAAAAGTTGAGCATTGAACACTGATACCTGACACCTGTTAACTGAATGCTTACAATTCCAATATGAAGCCAATAATCGTCCAGGCAGAGGATATTAAATTGGAGGGAAAGGTCATTGGTCTGTACAGGAGATTTTAGCGAGGGGTATTTTTTTAACTATTCCCGCGTGTTTGCAGTGGTGTTTTAGATTCCATCGAGAATTACTGGGAGATTTAGCCGCATGTGCTGCTGATACGCTGACTTACTATATGCAACAGATGAGTGGGCACAAAGAGGCATATCCTGGAATAGTAGCGGTTATTCAAACTGCGGGTGATAGACTTACCTGGAATCCGCATATCCATATTATCGCTACGGTGGGGTGTCTTGCACCTGATAGAAGATACTATCGAGCAGGATATTTACCTTATGATATTTGAGAGCGTTGCAAATGACTTTTAGTTATGGTGTAGGTTTGGAAGAGTTTTGGGTGATAAAAGATGCCAGAGATATAAAAAAGAGATAATCTGCTTAGTTGACATCAAGAGGAGGAAATG
It contains:
- a CDS encoding transposase — its product is MQWCFRFHRELLGDLAACAADTLTYYMQQMSGHKEAYPGIVAVIQTAGDRLTWNPHIHIIATVGCLAPDRRYYRAGYLPYDI